From a single Arvicanthis niloticus isolate mArvNil1 chromosome 19, mArvNil1.pat.X, whole genome shotgun sequence genomic region:
- the Shisal2b gene encoding protein shisa-like-2B gives MSESSRLCSGYYSLNRSFVEPFLCPRRGDGAALLYCCGFADLKYCCSEPGSYFPYKHSYMWSLSIGALIGLGIAALVLLAFVISVCVLCYLFLYTKPQRLDNGLKLQHLEASSVLEGNVNRKAKGLISNAASNSTNETFYEADDVTQEKTMDATQINIAC, from the exons ATGAGCGAGAGCAGCCGCCTGTGCTCGGGCTACTACAGCCTCAACCGCAGCTTCGTGGAGCCCTTCCTGTGCCCGCGGCGTGGTGACGGGGCCGCGCTGCTCTACTGCTGCGGCTTCGCAGACCTCAAGTACTGCTGCAGCGAGCCGGGCAGCTACTTCCCCTACAAGCACAGCTACATGTGGAGCCTCAG CATTGGTGCTCTGATTGGATTGGGAATCGCTGCTCTTGTCTTACTTGCCTTTGTCATCAGTGTCTGTGTCCTTTGCTACTTATTTCTGTACACAAAACCTCAAAGATTAGACAATGGCCTTAAACTTCAGCACCTAGAGGCATCTTCTGTCCTAGAAG GCAACGTAAATAGGAAAGCCAAAGGCCTCATTTCAAACGCAGCATCAAATTCAACAAATGAGACCTTCTATGAAGCTGATGACGTGACTCAGGAAAAAACAATGGATGCAACACAAATCAATATTGCCTGTTAA